From the Magnetococcales bacterium genome, the window GCGCGACAGGAGGCTTCCCGTCTTCTGGGCATGGTGGCCGAAGGGCATGACCCGGCGGAAGTCAAAGCCCAAGCCAAGGCACTCCCCACCCTGGCGGAACTCTGCGACCTGTACCTGCAAGAGGGAGTGGCCACGAAGAAGGCCACCACGATTGCCTCTGACCGGGGCCGCATCGAACGCCACATCAAACCCCTGATGGGCAAGAAACGGGTGGATCAGGTGACGCGGGCCGATGTGCAACGGCTCATGAATGCCGTGGCCGAAGGGAAGACGGCTGCCGATATCAAGACGGGACCACGGGGCCGGGCCATCGTGACCGGGGGTAAGGGAGTGGCCACCCAATGTGTCCTTCTGCTGTCCACCCTGTTTGTCTTTGCCATCTCCCGTGGCTTGCGTGCCGACAATCCGGCAAGCGGCATAAAAAAATTTCCCACGCAAAAAATGGAACGCTTTCTGACCGGCGAGGAACTAGCCCGATTGGGGGAGGTAATCCAGGAGGCGGAACAGGAAGGCGTCAACCCGGTTGCCCTTTCCGCCTTGCGTCTTCTCCTGTTGACCGGAATGCGCTATGGGGAGGTGCTGACCCTGCAATGGTCGTTCATCGACTTTGAGCGGGGCTGTCTGCGGCTGCCTGACTCGAAAACCGGGGCCAAGGTGGTGCATGTTGGAGCGGCTGCCTTGGCGTTGCTGGCGGGGCTGCCACGGGTGGAGGGTAATCCCTACTGCTTTCCCGGCACCATCCAGGGGCAATTCCTGGTAGGCTTGCCACGCATCTGGAGCCGGATCAGGCAGCGTGCCGGGTTGTCTGATGTGCGTCTCCATGATGCTCGCCATGGGTTCGCTTCGGTTGGGGTGATGTCCGGAATGGGGTTGCCCATCGTCGGGGCGCTTCTTGGCCACACGCAAGCCAGCACAACCCAACGATATGCCCATCTGAGTGCCGATCCTCTCAAGGTGGCCGCTGACCGCATATCGGGGCACATTGCCGCTGCATTGGGCGGCAAACCCACGGCAGAGGTGATACCTCTTCAAAAGGTGCGCTGACCTATTCCGGGAAAGCCTTCTTTCTTCCCCCATTCTGAATGTGTATAGTGCATACCATGGCAATGAGCAGCAGAGAGGTTATACGGATTCTTGAGCTTGACGGTTGGACGCTGCATCACCAGCAGGGGAGCCATTGCCAGTTCAAGCACCCAACAAAACCCGGCAAGGTGACGGTTCCGCATCCCAAGCATGATCTTGCCATGGGCACGTTGCACTCCATCTGGAAACAAGCGGGGATCAAGCCATGAACTTTCCCATCGCCATTCACAAAGACTCCGATTCCGATTATGGGGTAACAGTTCCGGATCTTCCCGGTTGCTTCTCTGCTGGCGAAACTTTGGAAGAGGCTGCCAGCATGGCGAGGGATGCCATTCAAACCCATGTGGAAGGGCTTTTGCTGGACGGCGACCCCATACCGGAACCTCTGCCGTTGGAGCAACACCAGGGCAACCCGGACTTTGGGGGAGCAATCTGGATGTTGGTTCCCGTTGACCTTGGCAAGATTACGGGCAAGGCCAAGCGGATTAATATCACCATTCCGGAACCCGCTTTGATGCGCATTGATCAATATGCCCATGCCCACGGGGAAACCCGTTCTGGTTTTCTGATGCGAGCCGCATTGCAAGCCATGCGCTGACCCCACCGAATGCCCGGCATAGGCTGATCACCGAAAAGAGGGCACCTTCACCCTCCTGGCCGGGTTCTTCATGAAGGATGCCTTGAAGGATGCGAGAATGCCAACTTGTTGTCGTATACCTTATAGAAAAACATCTTATATTACGGAACCGTTTCGTCCGGTGATACTCAATTATAAAGATGAATTTGGAATGCCTTATTGGGATCACTGGCAGAAAGTAGATGAAATTCTCCTCGAAGAGTTAATAGCCTTGTCTGTTTATCTTGATCCGTTACGCTTTCCTGGGTCCGAGCCACAAAGGAAAGCCCATTTAGATATTTATATTAAAGCCGTTGGCGCTACAAATGTTGATGAATCAGGCAACGATTACTATGACAATAATGAAATCAATAGAAACCCAACTAATGATAGATTGGAAGCTGCAAATGATGCTATTGACGAAGGATCGTTGAGGCCTGATCGAGTAGTCGTCAATGAAACAGGCAGAATATATTACATAAATCGTGTTAAGTTTGTGAATTGGGCACTTTCCCTTGGCTGGGAACTTCCTCCCGAAATGGCCGCATGGGCAACCCTCGCAATCCCTCCCATACCAGAGACAACCGTTCAACCGGCTGCCACCCCCCCACCAGAATCCGCCACTCTCTTTGAGGAAGAACCCCTGAAAGGTACCGAACCCCCAAAACGTCGAAAGCAGATTTCACCCCGTGATGATGCCTTGGAAAACTTCCTATCCCATCTTGTGAAGGAGGGGAACTTATCCCCTGAGCAACTCCCATTTACCGGGCAGGCATTGATTGCCGCTTACAACAAGCACACAACATCCCCTAAGCTCAAGATTACCGTGAAAGACAAGGTGGGCTTCCTTAACCGGCAAAAGCCTCATTTGTGCAATAAACTCGATGTCTCCAACGTCAATTTCAGTAGAAATTCACAGGACAGTGGAGCAGGAATAATAACGAACATTCTAAAGGAAAAGCCTTTCAAAGCAGCACGTTAGAACCAGTCCATGCAATATGCGCAATATGTGCCACGCAATATGCGCAATATGTGCCACGCAATATCCGCAATAAGTAACACATTCCAATTTAGAACCCCTGTTTGTTAGTCTCCTTCCATCGTTGCGCGACGATTCCGGCTGCCGGTCTGATCAATCGGCAGTCATCGCAAAATGCCGGAGACTTACAAATGACCATTCAGAACCCTGTTGCAAAAACCGTTTCCCTTTCCCCCGTTCAAACCATCGATGGAGCCGCATTCCTTCGCAATGATCCGGCAGCCAAGTTTATGGGCATCGGCGGGCCGACGCTGGAGAAACTTCGCTGTACCGGAGAGGGGCCGCGATATTCCAAATTGGGAAAAATCGTGGTCTACCGCATTTCCGATCTATTGGCTTGGGCCGAATCTCGGAAGGTTTCTTCGACCAGCGAAAAGGTTGGGGGTTGACCGCCATGAACCGCAACGGGCCGCCGTCACTTGCCGAACTGGAAGAGGCTTTATCGTACCTTCCACCAGACCTTCCCCGTTCTGATTGGATTTTGCCAGGTATGGCCGTCCATGCCGCATATCCAGGCGAGGACGGTTTCCGGATTTTTGATGACTGGAGTCGGGGCGGTGCTTCTTACAACTCAAAAGACTGCCGCGACGTTTGGCGCTCATTTAAGCCCGACGGCGGAATTGGGGTAGGAACATTGTTCGACATAGCCAAAAAATATGGATTGCAGGGAGCTACCAGGGCCGCGAACCCCCAAACTGATAAGGCTTCCCTTGCCGCTGCCAAGGCCACTCGCATTTGGCAGTCAGCACAACCGGCCAGGGCTAACGGCTATCTGGAACGGAAGGGTGTGCAGCCGGTGGCGTCGTTGCGTGAAATTGCCCTTCCCGAGGTGAAAAACCTTCTTGGATATCATCCACGGGGCAAAGGTGGGCCACTTGAGGGCGAAACGGTTCTGGTGGTTCCGGTGAAAAGTATGAACGGGGCGCTCACCAGTATCGAGTTGATCGACTCGGAAGGCAGAAAGCATTTCCTGGCCGGAGGTGCTGTTAGCGGTGGTTCTTGGGCCACGGGGCCGTTTCCTGAAGACGATGGAGCGGACATAACTTTGTTGCTGGGAGAGGGCGTTGGCACCGTCCTGAGCGGGTCTGAAGCCTATGGCGGCATCGGTGTTGCGGCGTTGATGGATGCAAATCTGCCATCTGTTGCCCGGAACCTTCGGGAGCGGTACCCCAAGGCTGATTTGGTGATTTTGGCTGACGTGAAGGAATCTGGCGAGCCGAACGCAAAGGCGGTGGAGGCGGCGAAGGCAATGGGGGTGCGGTTGGCAGTACCAGATTTTGGGCAGGATAATCGAAATTCGGGCCTGACGGATGTGAACGACCTAATGCGCCATCGGGGGTTAGAGGCGGTGCGATGTTGCATCGAAAAGGCGCAACGCCTGGCCGGGCAGGAGGAACCCTCCTTCCATGCTGGGGCGGTGATGCGCTGTTTGAACGATATCCAGGCGGAACCGATAGACTGGCTATGGCCGGGCCGGTACGCGCGGAATAAGCCTGCCATCGATTCGGGCGAGCCTGGTTGCGGAAAGTCACAAAAATTGGTCGATATGGCCGCTCGCGTTTCGACGGGACAACCCTGGCCTGATGGGACACCGTGCCCGCTTGGAACCGTATTTCTGCTGACTGCCGAGGATGATCCTGCCGACACCCTCCGACCAAGGCTTGAAGCTGCCGGAGCGAACCTATCAAAGGTCTTTGTTTTGGACGGAGTGTGTTCCCGTGATTCCCGAGGGCGTTCAATCCAGCGCACCTTCAATTTAGCCGAAGATATCGAAATCCTGGACAAGGAGTTGGCGAAACATCCCGACGCCGTCATGGTAGGCATCGACCCCATTTCGGCCTATTTGGGAGGAACTGATTCTCACAATAATGCGGACGTGCGCGGCCTTCTCGCTCCACTCGCAAAGCTGGCGCAAGCTCATCAGGTTGCGGTCGTAATGGTCACACATTTGAATAAAGGAGCGGGCAATGCGGTTTCCAGGGTTACGGGTTCCGGCGCTTTCGTGGCTGCTGCCAGGGCGGCGTTCCTGGTTGCCAAAGATCCACATGACCCTGAAAGAAGGCTGTTTTTGCCCATTAAGAACAACATCGGAAACGACTCAACCGGATTGGCGTTTCGCATCGAGTCAGTGCGTTTGGAATCGGGAATCGAAACATCCAGAATTGCTTGGGAGCCGGGCGCGGTAACATTAACCGCTGACCGGTTACTGAACCCGGTGGGTTCCACCAGGAAGACATCCCTTTCCGAGGCTGAAGACTTCTTGAGCCGTGAACTTGCCAATGGCGCGGTTCCTGCCGAGGTCCTAAAACAGCACGCTGCCGAGGCTGGAATCTCTGAAACGACCCTGAATCGAGCAAAAACCGAAATGGGGATTATGGCCAGGAAAAAGAAGGGTGTTGTAAATGGCGGCTGGGAGTGGGCTCTTAATTGAAGATGGTCAAAAGGGCCTGCCACCATTCTTGACCATCTTGGATATCTTGACCATCTTCGACCAACCCCTGAGGGAAAAATAATCGAAGATGGTCAAGGTGGTCAAGGTGGTCAACTTTACCAGGCAGGGAGTAATGATCATCTTCGACATGACGACCTTTCCAAAACAGGAGACGGGCATGGCTGACCAAGCATTGATCAAAGGGGGAAAACTCTGGGCGAAGACATCCCAAAGCGGGAAACCATACCTGATGGGCCGGTTGGGCGGACTTAGGGTGCTGATCTTCGAAAATCGGGAAGCTGTCGCAGAGGGGGAGAACTCCAATTCGCACTGGCTGATGTTCGGGGCGGCGGATGTGGTGGAAGGCGCGGGCCAATCTCGCCAGGGGGCCGCACGACCGCAAACGCAACGGGGAGGTGGACAACCGGGGCAGCACTCTGCCGGGCAAAGGCCATCCCCTGCCGGGCAACCCGTTTATGGTCCTGGGGACGATATCCCATTTTGAGCATGTGAGGCTATATCGTCACAAATAGGCTCTATTTCGCGAGAAATCGCCAGACCAACACCAAAACACTATTCCCCGAAACGATTGAGGGGGGATCAAACCGTGAGCGCGATGCAACGGAACAAAGGGGCCGGGGGAGAGCGGGAGTTGGCTGCCCTGCTTCGGGATCATTTGGGGGTGACGGTCAACCGCAACCTTCGCCAGACGAGAGACGGGGGCGAAGATCTGATCATTGAGGAACTGCCCGGCATCTCCCTGGAATG encodes:
- a CDS encoding type II toxin-antitoxin system HicB family antitoxin, which codes for MNFPIAIHKDSDSDYGVTVPDLPGCFSAGETLEEAASMARDAIQTHVEGLLLDGDPIPEPLPLEQHQGNPDFGGAIWMLVPVDLGKITGKAKRINITIPEPALMRIDQYAHAHGETRSGFLMRAALQAMR
- a CDS encoding helix-turn-helix domain-containing protein is translated as MTIQNPVAKTVSLSPVQTIDGAAFLRNDPAAKFMGIGGPTLEKLRCTGEGPRYSKLGKIVVYRISDLLAWAESRKVSSTSEKVGG
- a CDS encoding AAA family ATPase, coding for MNRNGPPSLAELEEALSYLPPDLPRSDWILPGMAVHAAYPGEDGFRIFDDWSRGGASYNSKDCRDVWRSFKPDGGIGVGTLFDIAKKYGLQGATRAANPQTDKASLAAAKATRIWQSAQPARANGYLERKGVQPVASLREIALPEVKNLLGYHPRGKGGPLEGETVLVVPVKSMNGALTSIELIDSEGRKHFLAGGAVSGGSWATGPFPEDDGADITLLLGEGVGTVLSGSEAYGGIGVAALMDANLPSVARNLRERYPKADLVILADVKESGEPNAKAVEAAKAMGVRLAVPDFGQDNRNSGLTDVNDLMRHRGLEAVRCCIEKAQRLAGQEEPSFHAGAVMRCLNDIQAEPIDWLWPGRYARNKPAIDSGEPGCGKSQKLVDMAARVSTGQPWPDGTPCPLGTVFLLTAEDDPADTLRPRLEAAGANLSKVFVLDGVCSRDSRGRSIQRTFNLAEDIEILDKELAKHPDAVMVGIDPISAYLGGTDSHNNADVRGLLAPLAKLAQAHQVAVVMVTHLNKGAGNAVSRVTGSGAFVAAARAAFLVAKDPHDPERRLFLPIKNNIGNDSTGLAFRIESVRLESGIETSRIAWEPGAVTLTADRLLNPVGSTRKTSLSEAEDFLSRELANGAVPAEVLKQHAAEAGISETTLNRAKTEMGIMARKKKGVVNGGWEWALN
- a CDS encoding type II toxin-antitoxin system HicA family toxin — translated: MSSREVIRILELDGWTLHHQQGSHCQFKHPTKPGKVTVPHPKHDLAMGTLHSIWKQAGIKP
- a CDS encoding tyrosine-type recombinase/integrase, yielding DSFLFDSDLTGFGLKITPAGRKVYLLQYRINGAKKRVMIGVHGSPWTPDQARQEASRLLGMVAEGHDPAEVKAQAKALPTLAELCDLYLQEGVATKKATTIASDRGRIERHIKPLMGKKRVDQVTRADVQRLMNAVAEGKTAADIKTGPRGRAIVTGGKGVATQCVLLLSTLFVFAISRGLRADNPASGIKKFPTQKMERFLTGEELARLGEVIQEAEQEGVNPVALSALRLLLLTGMRYGEVLTLQWSFIDFERGCLRLPDSKTGAKVVHVGAAALALLAGLPRVEGNPYCFPGTIQGQFLVGLPRIWSRIRQRAGLSDVRLHDARHGFASVGVMSGMGLPIVGALLGHTQASTTQRYAHLSADPLKVAADRISGHIAAALGGKPTAEVIPLQKVR